In Bythopirellula goksoeyrii, a single window of DNA contains:
- a CDS encoding PEP-CTERM sorting domain-containing protein — protein sequence MKKFSVTSLGLLLALSVISTNSWALIFQFDGGGLPSDDFQIAANWNDFAAGPDAVPGAGDRAIINDNFVVQHNTAVTTTLGSLIVGADWPVTGELGTDGTLNLSAGKIIVTGGGDNFQIARARGAVVGDADGDGLIVITNAELEISGSDPIVGTRDHGVLDVGLNGKVYNTPGNDNYWRLGNYGPSVDAGLEGNGLLDVHDNGTFNAHVIFIGDRDSTGELRVSDTGSVVLTGNLVARPSGFEAGGSAKVQMNGATATLSAFNLESESLVGEVPTLYEFNADSLLGVSAIKLQDAINITNNELVVNLNSFPLANLSSILLFDGDQSLVGDRVFGTFASTTVSGGALGAQYSVVYDQAVGDILLQRIPEPSTILLFGLSLMFTAGARRRQSC from the coding sequence ATGAAGAAATTTTCTGTGACGAGCCTCGGTCTATTGTTGGCCCTTTCAGTGATCAGCACGAATAGCTGGGCACTCATCTTTCAGTTTGATGGCGGTGGCTTACCGTCTGACGATTTCCAGATAGCGGCCAACTGGAATGATTTCGCCGCTGGCCCTGATGCTGTGCCTGGCGCTGGTGACCGAGCCATCATCAACGACAACTTTGTTGTACAACATAACACAGCTGTTACGACTACCTTGGGGAGTCTAATCGTCGGTGCCGATTGGCCGGTGACGGGAGAACTTGGAACCGATGGAACGCTCAACCTGTCAGCCGGAAAGATCATCGTCACCGGTGGTGGCGACAACTTCCAGATCGCCCGCGCACGCGGAGCCGTAGTGGGCGATGCCGATGGGGATGGCTTGATTGTCATCACCAATGCCGAGTTAGAGATTAGTGGTTCGGACCCGATCGTAGGAACACGCGATCATGGTGTGCTTGATGTCGGCCTGAATGGCAAGGTTTACAATACACCGGGCAATGATAATTATTGGCGGCTGGGGAATTACGGCCCGAGTGTTGATGCCGGTCTCGAGGGAAATGGCCTGCTGGATGTCCATGACAATGGCACCTTCAATGCCCATGTCATCTTCATCGGGGACCGAGACTCGACTGGCGAGTTGCGGGTTTCCGACACCGGTTCGGTAGTGCTGACAGGCAACCTGGTTGCAAGACCCTCTGGATTTGAAGCGGGTGGGTCAGCCAAGGTTCAGATGAACGGTGCGACGGCGACATTAAGTGCCTTCAATCTGGAGTCGGAAAGTTTGGTGGGAGAGGTTCCTACACTTTATGAGTTTAACGCCGATTCTTTGCTCGGTGTGTCAGCTATAAAGTTGCAGGACGCGATTAATATCACCAATAACGAGCTCGTAGTTAACTTGAATAGCTTTCCTCTGGCAAATCTTTCGTCGATCTTGCTGTTTGATGGTGACCAATCCTTAGTAGGAGACCGAGTATTCGGTACGTTTGCTTCGACGACGGTTAGCGGCGGTGCCCTCGGTGCACAATACTCAGTGGTTTATGACCAAGCTGTCGGGGACATTCTCCTACAACGTATTCCTGAGCCGTCGACGATATTACTGTTCGGCCTCAGCTTGATGTTTACAGCCGGCGCAAGACGTCGGCAATCGTGCTGA
- a CDS encoding DUF1559 domain-containing protein: MNNSVSWNAIVGIRKRCSTNEKYGFTLVELLVVIAIIGILVALLLPAIQAAREAARRTDCRNRLKQMGLAIQNHVSTQRVFPTGGVGVYPDIANFVTGGRPFGPEKQGLNWCYQILPYLEQGAIQGLTTQVELQAQSIPLYVCPSRRTVSAASNNAAILGDQQVFLIDYAAVQPCTDDCPPGSPGCATPVRYNPQDSVPLTRDGYVKNQLSFWGGKNGEVAGIVSKNNQVYDGVIVRSAWDYQNKIFTNNSRPIRFAQITDGTSNTFLLGEKYVRTDLYEGGSKSDDKGWIDGWDPDAIRSTCFQPYSDGDGFQFQPNNGPGDFFGRDRDVYYFGSAHPGGLNGIFADGSVRSIGFDVDVLMFNALGTRDRGEVVDTSQVN; this comes from the coding sequence ATGAATAATTCGGTTTCTTGGAATGCAATCGTCGGAATCAGGAAGCGATGCTCCACGAACGAGAAGTATGGTTTCACTCTCGTCGAACTATTGGTGGTGATCGCCATTATCGGCATTCTGGTAGCGTTGCTTTTGCCGGCGATTCAAGCTGCAAGAGAAGCCGCTCGACGCACCGACTGCAGGAATCGGCTCAAGCAAATGGGCCTGGCAATTCAAAATCATGTCAGCACACAGCGTGTATTTCCGACAGGAGGTGTCGGCGTTTATCCAGACATTGCGAATTTCGTCACGGGAGGAAGGCCCTTTGGCCCTGAGAAGCAAGGTCTCAACTGGTGTTACCAGATATTACCCTATCTGGAACAAGGCGCAATTCAAGGCCTTACCACGCAAGTTGAACTTCAAGCTCAGTCTATCCCGCTCTATGTATGTCCCTCCCGTCGGACAGTCTCAGCCGCTTCGAACAACGCTGCAATTCTCGGCGACCAACAGGTGTTTCTCATCGACTATGCCGCTGTGCAGCCGTGTACCGACGATTGCCCGCCAGGCTCCCCCGGCTGTGCAACGCCAGTTCGATACAACCCTCAGGATTCGGTGCCCCTTACCAGAGACGGCTACGTAAAAAATCAATTGTCTTTTTGGGGAGGGAAAAATGGGGAAGTCGCGGGTATCGTGTCCAAGAATAACCAAGTCTACGACGGCGTCATTGTTCGTAGTGCCTGGGACTATCAGAACAAGATATTCACGAACAATTCGCGCCCGATAAGATTTGCCCAAATCACCGACGGAACCAGCAATACCTTCTTGCTTGGCGAGAAGTATGTCCGGACCGACTTGTACGAGGGGGGAAGTAAATCAGACGACAAGGGATGGATCGATGGCTGGGATCCCGATGCGATCCGCTCGACTTGCTTTCAGCCATACAGCGATGGCGATGGATTCCAATTTCAGCCTAACAACGGTCCTGGCGACTTCTTCGGGAGAGATAGAGACGTTTACTACTTTGGATCAGCCCACCCGGGTGGGCTCAACGGCATCTTTGCCGATGGATCAGTTCGCTCGATTGGTTTCGACGTCGATGTCCTGATGTTTAACGCTTTAGGAACTCGGGATAGAGGGGAAGTAGTCGACACATCACAGGTGAATTGA
- a CDS encoding site-specific integrase, with the protein MEKLPRFPTAKTQRDVAGRHYLTKADLNALYFATYELERPRGWKQPLTVGHYWRAALVVFFNYGVDTGTIFKTAAFHEPILWRHICWLPEPPNGQGKESRYGWLYYRRVKTKKQFYRPMNRVVKVHLKSLRLDSVEPDQPVFDCGSSRPNAQFQRLCTLAGVKTKQDVETGEEKSWVLKDLRKTCATYYDEHMPESSIEILGHSVGGVTYRHYAHRDPLAFKAIMSLPQPTAFTALVHGFDGECPCCRRRFRQA; encoded by the coding sequence TTGGAGAAGCTGCCGAGGTTTCCAACGGCAAAGACGCAGCGCGACGTCGCCGGACGGCACTACCTCACGAAGGCGGACCTGAACGCTCTCTATTTCGCCACGTATGAGCTGGAGCGGCCGAGGGGATGGAAGCAGCCGCTAACTGTCGGCCACTATTGGCGGGCGGCTCTGGTAGTGTTCTTCAACTACGGGGTGGACACGGGAACGATCTTCAAGACCGCAGCGTTCCATGAGCCCATCCTGTGGCGGCACATCTGCTGGCTTCCCGAACCGCCGAACGGCCAGGGCAAGGAGTCTCGCTACGGCTGGCTGTACTATCGCCGGGTAAAGACGAAGAAGCAGTTCTATCGACCGATGAATCGGGTTGTGAAGGTGCATCTAAAGAGTCTCCGTCTCGACTCGGTTGAACCGGACCAGCCAGTATTTGACTGCGGTAGCTCACGTCCGAACGCGCAGTTCCAACGTCTCTGCACTTTGGCAGGTGTAAAGACGAAGCAGGACGTGGAAACCGGCGAAGAGAAATCCTGGGTCCTGAAGGACCTTCGGAAGACCTGCGCGACTTACTACGACGAGCACATGCCAGAATCTTCCATCGAGATCCTCGGCCATTCCGTAGGCGGCGTGACATATAGGCACTATGCTCACCGGGACCCGCTCGCCTTCAAGGCAATCATGTCGCTTCCCCAGCCGACGGCGTTCACCGCCCTGGTGCACGGGTTCGATGGCGAGTGCCCGTGCTGTCGGCGAAGGTTCCGACAGGCCTAG
- a CDS encoding PEP-CTERM sorting domain-containing protein (PEP-CTERM proteins occur, often in large numbers, in the proteomes of bacteria that also encode an exosortase, a predicted intramembrane cysteine proteinase. The presence of a PEP-CTERM domain at a protein's C-terminus predicts cleavage within the sorting domain, followed by covalent anchoring to some some component of the (usually Gram-negative) cell surface. Many PEP-CTERM proteins exhibit an unusual sequence composition that includes large numbers of potential glycosylation sites. Expression of one such protein has been shown restore the ability of a bacterium to form floc, a type of biofilm.) produces the protein MPEPSTWLLLSFVTVGGWLARRRRLSWQVSRPIYAWHWSRNDPFLRRSLLTLCMRRCAQPHSVRVSFNCRWMDQFQQVSSPANPLRLPTAGGISAAKPGDAAPVGF, from the coding sequence GTGCCTGAACCATCAACTTGGCTGCTACTGTCCTTCGTGACGGTTGGCGGGTGGCTAGCAAGACGGCGACGACTCTCTTGGCAAGTTTCAAGACCGATTTATGCGTGGCACTGGTCAAGAAACGACCCTTTTCTGAGACGCAGCTTATTAACTCTTTGCATGCGGCGGTGTGCACAACCTCATTCAGTTCGAGTTTCCTTCAACTGCCGATGGATGGACCAGTTTCAGCAAGTTAGCAGCCCTGCCAATCCGCTGAGGTTGCCCACCGCCGGCGGCATCTCCGCAGCTAAGCCGGGAGACGCCGCTCCGGTCGGATTCTAG